From the genome of Armatimonadota bacterium, one region includes:
- the meaB gene encoding methylmalonyl Co-A mutase-associated GTPase MeaB — protein MSGDAERLLEQARAGSVPALARLISLVEDGDPRGQEALRILHPHTGRAHLIGVTGPPGAGKSTLVDALIRRVRARGQTVAVAAVDPTSPFTGGAVLGDRIRMQDHATDPGVFIRSMATRGGLGGLAPATADVAKVLDAVGYDLVVIETVGTGQAEVDVVGAADTVVIVLVPGLGDAVQTLKAGILEIGDVFVVNKADRPDADRTATEIRMMLGMAGPRDGWFPPVLLTVATTGQGVDEVRAALEEHRQFLRSRGLLERRRRQRHRADILRILEARLRRRILEGDRRLEEFVEKVAAGEMDPYTAAERLMAQIGSAR, from the coding sequence GTGAGCGGAGACGCCGAGCGCCTGCTGGAGCAGGCCCGCGCCGGCTCCGTCCCGGCCCTGGCGCGCCTGATCTCGCTGGTCGAGGATGGGGACCCCCGGGGACAGGAGGCGCTGCGGATCCTCCATCCGCACACGGGTCGGGCCCACCTGATCGGGGTCACCGGCCCGCCGGGGGCCGGCAAGAGCACCCTGGTGGACGCCCTGATCCGCCGCGTGCGGGCCCGGGGCCAGACGGTGGCCGTCGCCGCGGTGGATCCCACCAGCCCCTTCACCGGCGGCGCCGTCCTGGGGGATCGCATCCGCATGCAGGATCACGCCACCGATCCCGGCGTGTTCATCCGCAGCATGGCCACCCGCGGCGGCCTGGGCGGTCTGGCGCCGGCCACGGCGGATGTGGCGAAGGTCCTGGACGCCGTCGGCTACGACCTGGTGGTCATCGAGACCGTGGGGACCGGCCAGGCGGAGGTGGACGTGGTGGGCGCGGCCGACACGGTGGTGATCGTCCTGGTGCCGGGGCTGGGGGACGCGGTGCAGACCCTGAAGGCCGGCATCCTGGAGATCGGCGACGTCTTCGTGGTGAACAAGGCCGACCGCCCCGACGCCGACCGCACGGCCACCGAGATCCGCATGATGCTGGGCATGGCCGGGCCGCGGGACGGATGGTTCCCCCCGGTCCTGCTCACCGTGGCGACCACCGGGCAGGGGGTGGACGAGGTCCGCGCCGCCCTGGAGGAGCACCGGCAGTTCCTGCGCTCCCGCGGACTGCTGGAGCGCAGGAGGCGGCAGCGGCATCGGGCCGACATCCTGCGGATCCTCGAAGCCCGCCTCCGCCGGCGGATCCTGGAAGGGGACCGGCGGCTGGAAGAGTTCGTCGAGAAGGTGGCGGCGGGGGAGATGGACCCGTACACCGCCGCCGAGCGCCTGATGGCGCAGATCGGGTCCGCCCGGTGA
- a CDS encoding methylmalonyl-CoA mutase family protein — translation MDAELVRRIEDERKRWEEATAGQPERQPQTADGLPIRRLYTPADVRADYLRDLGFPGEFPYTRGIYPTMYRGRLWTMRQYAGYGTAEESNRRFRYLLSQGQTGLSIAFDLPTQMGYDSDHPLAEPEVGKVGVAVDSLADMEVLLDGIPLDQVTTSMTINATAAVLLAMYVAVAERRGIPPAALDGTVQNDILKEYIARGTYIFPPEPSLRLVTDIFAYCVEHLPRWNPISVSGYHIREAGATAVQEVAFTLADGLTYLRAAQRAGLDVDRIAPRLSFFFAAQMNLLEEVAKFRAARRLWARLVRERLGARNPRSWMLRFHTQTAGAALTAQQPDNNVVRVTLQALAAVLGGTQSLHTNARDEALALPTDESALLALRTQQIIAFESGVADTVDPLGGSYYVEALTDEIEARAAALLDQIEDAGGMLRAVETGMVQRMIAESAYREARRVEAGEQVVVGVNRFQADTASRPRLLRVPPEVIERQKAAVARVRQERDAARVRRALERLRQAAAGTENLMPHILEAVRAHATIGEICDALRQIFGVYRPAAVV, via the coding sequence ATGGACGCCGAACTGGTGCGCCGCATCGAGGACGAGCGGAAGCGGTGGGAGGAGGCGACGGCCGGTCAGCCCGAACGGCAGCCCCAGACCGCCGACGGCCTGCCGATCCGCCGGCTGTACACCCCCGCCGACGTTCGCGCCGACTACCTGCGGGACCTGGGGTTTCCAGGCGAGTTCCCCTACACCCGGGGCATCTATCCCACCATGTACCGGGGGCGGCTGTGGACCATGCGCCAGTACGCCGGATACGGGACCGCCGAGGAATCCAACCGGCGCTTCCGCTACCTGCTGTCCCAGGGGCAGACCGGACTGTCCATCGCCTTCGACCTGCCCACCCAGATGGGGTACGACTCGGACCACCCGCTGGCCGAACCGGAAGTGGGCAAGGTCGGGGTCGCCGTGGACTCCCTGGCGGACATGGAGGTGCTGCTGGACGGGATCCCGCTGGACCAGGTGACCACATCCATGACCATCAACGCCACGGCGGCCGTGCTCCTGGCCATGTACGTGGCGGTGGCCGAGCGGCGGGGCATTCCCCCCGCGGCGCTGGACGGCACGGTCCAGAACGACATCCTCAAAGAGTACATCGCCCGGGGGACCTACATCTTTCCCCCGGAACCGTCCCTGCGGCTGGTGACCGACATCTTCGCGTACTGCGTCGAGCACCTGCCCCGCTGGAATCCCATCTCGGTGAGCGGCTACCACATCCGCGAGGCCGGCGCGACGGCGGTGCAGGAAGTGGCGTTCACCCTGGCCGACGGCCTCACCTACCTGCGGGCGGCGCAGAGGGCAGGACTGGACGTGGACCGGATCGCGCCCCGCCTCTCGTTCTTCTTTGCCGCCCAGATGAACCTGCTGGAGGAGGTGGCCAAGTTCCGCGCGGCGCGGCGGCTGTGGGCGCGCCTGGTGCGGGAGCGCCTGGGCGCCCGGAATCCCCGGTCGTGGATGCTGCGGTTCCACACCCAGACCGCCGGGGCGGCGCTGACGGCCCAGCAGCCGGACAACAACGTGGTCCGGGTCACCCTTCAGGCGCTGGCGGCCGTCCTGGGGGGCACCCAGTCCCTGCACACCAACGCCCGGGACGAGGCCCTGGCCCTGCCCACCGACGAGTCCGCCCTGCTGGCCCTGCGCACCCAGCAGATCATCGCCTTCGAAAGCGGCGTGGCCGACACCGTGGACCCCCTGGGCGGGTCGTACTACGTCGAGGCTCTGACCGACGAGATCGAGGCGCGGGCCGCGGCGCTGCTGGACCAGATCGAGGACGCCGGCGGGATGCTGCGGGCGGTGGAGACCGGCATGGTGCAGCGCATGATCGCCGAATCGGCCTACCGGGAGGCCCGGCGCGTCGAGGCGGGCGAGCAGGTGGTGGTGGGCGTCAACCGCTTCCAGGCCGACACCGCGAGCCGGCCCCGACTCCTGCGGGTGCCTCCCGAGGTCATCGAGCGCCAGAAGGCGGCCGTGGCCCGGGTGCGGCAGGAGCGGGACGCCGCGCGGGTGCGGCGAGCCCTGGAGCGGCTGCGGCAGGCGGCGGCCGGCACCGAGAACCTGATGCCCCACATCCTGGAGGCCGTCCGGGCCCACGCCACCATCGGGGAGATCTGCGACGCGCTCCGCCAGATCTTCGGCGTGTACCGCCCGGCGGCGGTCGTGTGA
- a CDS encoding biotin/lipoyl-containing protein yields the protein MSEEAAPGSARAFLVFVAGRTHRVTAWPSGQALQISVDGAPPVAVDLRPLLGSTHFRLAVGATTHVVEVRRRGAEWVVTVGADRAVVRVEPDLPVARRVRTGGPPAAREIRAPMPGLVVAVEVTPGAAVEQGQAVVIMEAMKMQMEIRAPSSGRVRAVHVSAGQDVAGGTVLVTLDPGE from the coding sequence ATGAGCGAAGAGGCTGCGCCGGGGAGTGCCCGCGCCTTCCTGGTCTTCGTCGCCGGACGCACCCACCGGGTGACGGCGTGGCCCTCGGGGCAGGCCCTCCAGATCTCCGTGGACGGTGCTCCCCCGGTGGCGGTGGACCTGCGCCCGCTGCTGGGGAGCACTCACTTCCGGCTCGCCGTCGGCGCCACCACCCATGTGGTGGAGGTCCGCCGCCGGGGGGCGGAGTGGGTGGTGACCGTGGGCGCCGACCGGGCGGTGGTGCGCGTGGAGCCGGACCTCCCGGTGGCCCGCCGCGTCCGGACCGGGGGTCCCCCGGCGGCCCGGGAGATCCGCGCGCCCATGCCGGGTCTGGTGGTGGCGGTGGAGGTGACGCCCGGGGCCGCCGTCGAGCAGGGACAGGCTGTGGTGATCATGGAAGCGATGAAGATGCAGATGGAGATCCGCGCGCCCTCATCCGGGCGGGTGCGCGCGGTGCACGTGTCGGCCGGACAGGACGTGGCCGGGGGGACGGTGCTGGTCACGCTGGACCCCGGGGAGTGA
- a CDS encoding biotin carboxylase N-terminal domain-containing protein, with product MTRPTILVANRGEIAVRVIRACREMGLRAAAVYSPSDRNAPHVWQADEAVALPGDPPEHSYLHLDALLEAARRVGATAIHPGYGFLAESAAFARACQHAGVRFVGPPPQVLELCGDKAAARMAMAGSGVPVLPGTGPVDDRDAPTLAERLGYPLLVKAAAGGGGKGIHLVREPGQLAATLRLARGEARTAFGDDRVYLEKWVEGARHVEVQVLADASGVVVVFPERDCSVQRRHQKLIEESPAPSLSEPLRARLRQAAAAAARAVGYVNAGTVEFLVGADEIYFLEVNARLQVEHPVTEMVTGVDLVAEQLRVALEGRAGVRSDVSARGWAIECRVGAEDPHEGFLPAAGRIDGVWLPGGPGIRIDAAVYAGMEVSHHYDPLLAKIIAWGADRDEALRRLRRAVDEAVIAGVPTTLPFHRWALREPAFASGHHDTGFVARWEARPSSPGAERVAVLAAVAAAAFPRGPAPLRGAAARWIQAARQEGLRPPPP from the coding sequence GTGACGCGTCCCACGATCCTGGTGGCCAACCGCGGAGAGATCGCGGTGCGCGTCATCCGCGCCTGCCGGGAGATGGGGCTGCGGGCGGCCGCCGTCTACTCGCCGTCCGATCGGAACGCTCCCCACGTCTGGCAGGCCGACGAGGCGGTGGCCCTGCCGGGCGACCCTCCCGAGCACAGCTACCTGCACCTGGACGCCCTGCTGGAGGCCGCCCGCCGCGTGGGCGCCACCGCCATCCATCCCGGATACGGCTTTCTCGCCGAGTCGGCGGCCTTCGCCCGGGCCTGCCAGCACGCGGGCGTGCGTTTCGTGGGGCCCCCGCCCCAGGTCCTGGAGCTGTGCGGAGACAAGGCCGCCGCGCGGATGGCGATGGCCGGTTCGGGCGTGCCCGTCCTGCCGGGCACCGGGCCGGTGGACGACCGGGACGCCCCGACCCTGGCGGAGCGGTTGGGCTACCCGCTGCTGGTGAAGGCCGCCGCCGGCGGCGGCGGCAAGGGGATCCACCTGGTCCGGGAGCCGGGGCAGCTGGCGGCCACCCTGCGGCTGGCGCGCGGGGAAGCCCGCACCGCCTTCGGCGACGACCGCGTGTACCTGGAGAAGTGGGTGGAAGGCGCCCGCCACGTGGAGGTGCAGGTGCTCGCCGATGCCTCCGGGGTGGTGGTCGTCTTCCCCGAGCGCGACTGCAGCGTCCAGCGCCGGCACCAGAAGCTGATCGAGGAAAGTCCCGCCCCGTCCCTGTCCGAGCCCCTGCGGGCGCGCCTGCGGCAGGCCGCCGCCGCCGCGGCCCGGGCTGTGGGGTATGTCAACGCGGGGACGGTGGAGTTCCTGGTCGGCGCCGACGAGATCTACTTCCTGGAGGTGAACGCCCGCCTGCAGGTGGAGCACCCGGTCACCGAGATGGTCACCGGGGTGGACCTGGTGGCCGAACAGCTGCGGGTGGCGCTGGAGGGGCGCGCCGGAGTGCGCTCCGACGTCTCCGCCCGCGGGTGGGCCATCGAGTGCCGGGTGGGGGCCGAAGATCCCCACGAGGGGTTCCTGCCCGCGGCCGGGCGCATCGACGGCGTCTGGCTGCCGGGGGGACCGGGCATCCGGATTGACGCCGCCGTGTATGCGGGGATGGAGGTGTCCCACCACTACGACCCGCTGCTGGCCAAGATCATCGCGTGGGGCGCGGACCGGGATGAGGCGCTGCGGCGGCTGCGGCGGGCGGTGGACGAGGCCGTGATCGCCGGCGTCCCCACCACCCTGCCCTTTCACCGGTGGGCCCTGCGGGAGCCCGCCTTCGCCTCCGGGCACCACGACACCGGGTTCGTGGCGCGGTGGGAGGCCCGCCCCTCCTCGCCCGGGGCCGAGCGGGTGGCCGTCCTGGCCGCGGTGGCCGCGGCCGCCTTCCCGCGGGGCCCCGCTCCCCTCCGGGGGGCGGCGGCGCGCTGGATCCAGGCCGCGCGGCAGGAAGGACTGCGCCCCCCGCCTCCATGA
- a CDS encoding GNAT family N-acetyltransferase, whose product MSEPASRRETSRPADPVRPASSATVTLEYVSPDDRRFRDWLRRYREEVAGEAPTDEWLDAYLKHIFSEQGRHRHIWWGVADGRRVGFAVAIVTPQVADRHRLQGMIAEFYVYPEYRREGYGRRMAEAVIAFLRERGCQDVHASVSAGNLRGLRFWEACSFQISRYVLVYRPGLRREDEDEEEL is encoded by the coding sequence ATGAGCGAACCGGCGTCCCGACGTGAGACGTCCCGACCTGCGGACCCCGTGCGGCCGGCGTCATCGGCGACGGTGACGCTGGAGTACGTCTCGCCGGACGACCGCCGGTTCCGCGACTGGCTCCGGCGGTACCGGGAGGAGGTGGCCGGGGAGGCGCCCACCGACGAGTGGCTGGACGCCTACCTCAAGCACATCTTCTCCGAGCAGGGCCGGCACCGGCACATCTGGTGGGGGGTGGCCGACGGCCGGCGGGTGGGCTTCGCGGTGGCCATCGTCACCCCGCAGGTCGCCGACCGCCACCGCCTGCAGGGGATGATCGCCGAATTCTACGTGTACCCCGAGTATCGTCGGGAAGGCTACGGGCGCCGGATGGCCGAAGCCGTGATCGCCTTCCTGCGGGAGCGCGGCTGCCAGGACGTGCACGCGTCGGTGTCGGCCGGCAACCTGCGAGGGCTGCGCTTCTGGGAGGCCTGCAGCTTCCAGATCTCCCGCTACGTGCTGGTGTACCGCCCGGGCCTGCGCCGCGAGGACGAGGACGAGGAGGAGCTCTGA